The genomic stretch TGACATATAAATTTTTTCACATAACACAGTATTGATATACATTAATGATAAGAAAATGCAATATCAAATTTATATTTACAAAAAATCTAGTAAAATTTATTATACTATTAATTGTGATTTTGCAAATTCAAAAAGGAACAATATATGAATGAAAAAATAAAATTTTTTCTCACCATCCCCATTGGAATATTATTTGGATTATTCCTGCCATCTGAAACTTATAATGCACTCTCACATATTTTCATAAGGTTAACTTATTTTTCTCTAATTCCTTTTTTAATATTTGCAATTCCACTTGGAATAGAAAACATTATAGAAAATAAAAAATTCAAAAGGTTGTTTGGCAAAATAATCTATTATGGAATTTTAATTAATATTTCAGGAGTAATTATAGCCATAGCTGTTTCAACAATATACCTACCACAAAGAATTCCAATATTAGATAAAAATATTCAAAATCAATATTTATTTGATAAAAAAATATTTCTTGAAACATTCTTTCCAAAAAATATTTTTACTATATTTACAAATAGTAATCCAAATCTTTTAAATATTTATTTAATTTCAATCATTATTGGTGCCAGTTTTTATTACGCAAAACAAAAAGGAAGAATCGCAAAAGAGCTTCTCTTAAGCATGTCCAATCTTTTTTATAATACAAATGATATTATTGTTAAAATATCACAATTTGGAATTATTTTTATAACAGCAGCATATGCTGTTAACTTAAAAAATTTTAAGAACTATCAATATTATATAAATAGCATAATTTTTTTATCATTATGGACAGGAATTATCATTCTAATAATAATTCCAATGATTAGCTACCGATTAACTAAGAATTTTAAATTATCGTACAAAAATATATTAACATCTCTACATAATATAATATTTGCGGGCCTAACAATGGATACTTATGCTCCCTATTCTCTTTTAATAGAAAACATTAAAAATGAAAAAATAAATATAAAAAAATCCATAATCATAAACATACCAATAATAAACTTTATGTCTAAATTTGGAACAATTTTCATTTCAACAATTTCTTTCTTTATTATTTTAAAATCCTACTCTAGTTTACCTATAACAATCTATGAAATAAGCTATATGAGTATATTAGCATTCATTTCCATTTTTGCATTTCCACATATTCCTAATAGTTTAATTTACATAATTACAATGCTATGCTCAACTTATACAAAAGGAATTGAACTTAGTTACTCAAACATCATACCAATCCTTCCAATCCTAACATCGCTAGCTATAATGATTGACTTTACCTCAAGCATTGCAATAATGCAAATAATAGACTTTAATGACTCACAATATACTTAATATCTTAATAACTAAAAAATAAAAATTTAATAAGCTCTTGCAAATAAAACAAAATGCTTGGCTGATGTATTGCAATAAATACAAGTTACATTGTCTAAAGATTTATCTTGAAAATCTTCTGGAATACATCGTATTGTAGCCTTTGTATCATTTTTAATATTTTCTTCACAAACTTCATTTCCACACCATGAAGAGAGTACAAATCCTAAATTATCGTTAATATAAGTCTTAAAAAGATCATAATCATTCTCTTTAAAACCAATAATTTCTTTGGTATTTGAATTTCTAAATTCTAACGCTTTATTAAATAATTCACATTGCATAGTCTCAAGTTCCTCTTTTATTTTAGGTAATAACTCTTTAAATGATACTTGATACTTAGAATTTTTATCTCTATCTCTTCTTGCAACAGTGACACAATCCATTAAAATATCATTAGAACCTATCTCAATTCGTATTGGAATCCCCTTAAATTCTGAAGCAGCAAATCTAAATCCTGGTGAATTCTTAAAATCTTTATCAATCTCAACCCTAAACTTTTCCTTTACTAAAATATCAAAAATAGTAGTCGCATATTCAAGAATTTTTTTATTAACATCATCATCTTTTTTAAAAATAGGAACAATAAGAATTTCTATTGGTGCTATCTTAGGAGGTAAAATCAAACCTTTAGAATCAGAATGAACCATAATCAATGCCCCAATTAACCTAGTTGAAACCCCCCAACTAGTGGCAAAAACATAACTCATCTCACCGTTTTTATTTTGAAATTTAACATCAAAAGCCTTGGCAAAATTCAATCCCAAATAATGTGATGTTCCTGCTTGCAAAGCTTTTTTATCTTGCATCAACGCTTCAATTGTATAAGTAGACACAGCACCTGCAAATTTTTCTCTTTCTGTCTTCTTACCATAAAATACAGGAATAGCCAAATAATCTTCAACAAATTTTTTATAAAGATTTAAAATAAACAAAGCTTCCTCTTGAGCTTCATTAGAAGTCTCATGAGCAGTATGTCCCTCTTGCCACAAAAACTCAGTAGTACGAAGAAATGGCTTTGTCCTTTTTTCCCAACGAATAATATTTGCCCATTGATTTATTTTAATAGGTAAATCTCTATAAGATTTTATCCATTTACTATACATATTCCAAATAATTGTCTCAGAAGTAGGTCTTAAAACCAAAGGTTCTCTCAATTCTTCACCCCCAGCTGTTGTTACAACAGCAAGTTCTGGAGAGAATCCCTTAACATGCTCTTTTTCCCTCTCTAAAAACTCATAAGGAATCAGTAATGGAAAATATGCATTCTCATGCCCACTCTCTTTAAACTTATCATCAATTACACTCTGAATTCTCTCCCAAATAGCATATCCATAAGGCATAATAACCATACAACCCTTAACAGGACTATAATCAACAAGTTTTGCCTTTTGTACTATATCCAAGTACCATTTAGAAAATTCCTCTTCTCTTGAAGCAATAAAATCACTCATAAACCACACCTTCCCTAAAAACTTAAAACTTAACTATAAAGACACAATATAATTTGACCTCAAAAGCAAAAATCTACTTTTTACAATAAAGGATATCATATATATTAATTCCAAGATCAATATTCTCTAAGTTTTCTGACTTTTATACATACCATAATTTTTAATTAATAATACAATATAAGATATTTAATAAAAATTGTACACTAAAAACCTATCTTACAATTATGGAAAATAACTAAAAACAATCTTATCAACTCATAAGTAAAATTTATACTTAAATTTATATTTATATTAAAAATATGTCAAACATATTTTTAATATAAATCTTTGCTGTAATATTTATTTTTATAAGCTATAAAAATATGTTTGTATATTACAATAGATGTCTAAAAAAAATATGTAGTAAAATGTTTACAAATTTAACTATAACATTATGCCAAAAATTTACGATAAAAAATAAATATAACAATAACATAAATAATGTTACATCTAATAATGTTCAAAAATTCAAATCAAATGTTATTTATAACCTCAACTTATTCAGATATTACATTTTAAAACTTAATAAAAATCTGATATCACTTAGCAATATACACAAAAATGACTCTGATTGTCATAATTTACAATCATCAAAAAAATGCTGATATGGAAAAAATTTTAATATTAAAAATGTACCCAATATATAAAATCATAATAATGTTGACTATAAACGAAAACATAAACATCTTATATTTTATGAAATATAATTTTAAAAATCATACAAATCTAATCAAACACAATTTGGAGGAAAATTCATGAAAACACAATTAACAATACTTATGATTTTTTTAACCATAAGTTCATCTATTGCAACAACCATTGATCCAGAAGCTCTAAATAGAGTATTAAACAAACAGCATTCTCAAAAAAGTTCCTATCCACCTAATATATTTGGCATAGGATTTGGTATCGGAAATCCTATAACCAATATCATAATCAATTTTCCTTATGTAGATGTAGATTTTGGATATGGGGGCTTTAATGGACTGCATCCTAACAACTTTATACCTTATATTGTCCTTGGGACTGATATTGTATTTAAAGAAGAAGTCTATCACAATACAACACTCTCTGGAGGACTTGGCATAGGCATTGACCTATCTCAAGTAAAACCAAATGAACAAGATGCCTCCAATGTAACACAACAAAATAATAATGGACAAAATAAACAAGAAGAGTTTTCATTAACTTCATCCAATAATAGATTGGGCTTTACAATTAGACTTCCCATTATATTGGAATATGGTTTTTTAAAAAATGTTTTCATAGGTTTTAAAGCTATCACAACAATTGGTGCCACAATGATATTTAATCCCACATCAATGGAAGGAATAAGATTTGGATTTTTTGGTTTTGGATTCATAAAAATATACATATAAAACAACTATACAAAGGAACATTAATGGGAAAAAACACCAAAAAAATACTTACATTATTGTTAATATTCAACTTATACAATCTTGCCTTTTCGCAATATGATAGTATGTATTTTATCGAATGTAAACAAAAAAAGGATGGAACTATATGCACTACAAATGACAAACCTATTGTCCCTGAACAACCTAAAATAGAACCTGAACAACCTAAAATAGAACCTGAACAACCTAAAATAGAACCTAAACAACCTGAAATAGAACCTGAACAACCTGAAATAGAACCTGAAATAGAACCTGAAATAAAACCTGAAATAAAACCTGAAAAACTTAAACCAAATAATACTGCAAACAATAATAAAAAATATAAAAACGCTTACTCATTTGCAGCAGGAACAGGCACTGGAAGTCCTCTTATAAACCTATTAATCTCAGTGCCATACGTAGACATAGATTTTGGATATGGTAGCTTTCTATATTTCAATACAATAAACTTTAAGCCTTATAATTTAATTGCCATTGATTTAATTTTCAGACAACTAATAGGAAAATCTCTAATAATAGGAGGTGGATTTGGAATTGGAGTAGATTGGTCTCAAGCAAATTTAACTTCTCCTAGTTCTCAAAAACCATCCCCTTATGACAGAATAGCAATAGTAACTAGACTACCCTTATCAATAGAATATAAAATCATCAAAAATTTATCATTAGGATTTAAAATTTACCCAACACTTGGTCCAACAATATTTTTAACAGAACCAAAAATAGTATTTGAAGGCATGAGATTTAAATTTTTTGCAATTGGATTTATTAAAATGTTTATATAAATTATTAAATATCTTTTCTTAAAATTAAAAATTAAAAATCAATATCTTAACTATAAAGAAAGCGCAATAAAAATTTCTCCATTACCACAAATTGACAATTCCTTATTACAATCACAATTCCCTATAAACACACTATCTCCCATCTTAAGAGAAATTCTATTATTAAGCTGAACTTTTCCTTTTATAACTAATAATATCATAACACCAACTCTTTCAAAGTAGCTCTCTCCACCTATACATTTGTGAAACAAACTTAAATTGGTACCTGGCAACTTAAATACATCACAACCATCAATATTTTCACTCTTTAACAATGAAAAAACTCCCTCCTCAAATTTTCCAACCTTCAACATTTCATCTTTGTCAATATGTTTAGTTGTAAAACCTGCTCTAATGACATTATCAGAATTAGTCATAAGTTCAATGCATTCACCTTTAAGATAAGCATGAACTTCTCGACTTTCAGTATAAAAAACTTCACCTGTTTTTAATTTAAAAATATACATTCCCAAAAATACCAAAAGACCAATATCAATACCATACATTTTATAAATTTCATTAAACCAAAAAGCTCTAAATTCATCTATAAAATTTAAATTATCTAACACTTTATAAATAATATTCTCAATTTCAAATTCGTGTAAATCAAATAAGGTTTTTACAAACGATTCATGTGTCATAAAATTAAAATCCAATCCTAAACTTCTATAAATATGGTTAATGCCATCAAGTGGCAAAAAACCTTTAAGAGCATAAAAATCACTCAAAGCATAAACAAGCTCTACTTTAGGATTTTCATCCTTATAAATTCTCTTAGAATCATCAATAACTATTTTTTTATTATTTTCAAGCGCAAAGCCTTTTAAAGCAATATCTTTTGAAGGATGTATCTGCAGTGACAAAGGTTTATGCACTGAAAGAATTTTAAATAAAAACGACAATTCACTCCCAAAACCTAAAAGCTCTTTATGTATTTCTAAAAAATTAAAAAGAGAAACATATTGACCATCAACTAATATTTTACTAGAAAATGTTTTATGTGCACCAAGCCACATTTCAGCTTTTGGCAAACCGTCTTTTTTTTGTCCCAAAAGGGAAGGGATGAAACCATATCCACCCCAATCATACTCCTTAATCTCATTTTTCATCAAAAATATATTATCAACACTCATTTAGATACCTTAACCTTTAAAGATTTCAAAAAAATAACTACACTTGTTGCCACCGCAACACCAACAGCTATTGCAACAAGAAATCCAAATTTATGATCAACAACAGGTAAAACTATTGGCCCCCCATGCGGAGCATGATCTGCAACGCCCCAAAATGCTGCAATAATGCTTGAAACAGCACCTCCAAGCACTATCGAAGGCAAAACTCTTGCAGGATCACTGGCAGCAAAAGGAATAGCACCCTCACTAATGCCAATAAAAGAAATCAAAAATGATATTTTTCCCGATTCTCTCTCTTCCTCTTCAAATAATTGTGGCATAATCAAAGTAGCAAGTCCCATAGCCATAGGAGCAACAGGAATAGCTGATGCAACCATACCCATTATTTGTGGCACACTAGGAATCATACCAACACCAAAAAGAAATGCAACTTTATTAAAAGGCCCTCCCATATCAATTGATACCATAGCACCAAGTACTGCCCCAAGTAACAACTTTCCTATAATACCATGAGCATCTGAATTACTTTGAAGCTCCTTAAGACCATTTTCAAGAAGTCCCATAAATTGGGCAATATAAACACCTCCGTAAATCATGAAAAATCCAATAATAACAGTACTTATTAAAGGAATTACAAATATAGGCATTATAGGCCTAAGCCATTCAGATATTTGTCTTCTTGCTAACCATCTTGCAATAAAACCTGCCATAAACCCTACAAGTATGGCTCCTAAAAATCCTGCTTTAACGTCCCTAGCAAGAACTCCTCCCACAAGACCTGGTGCAAGACCTGGCTTATCAGCAATTGACATTGCAATAAATCCTGAAAGTACTGGCAACATCATACTAAAAGCCACACCACCAATATCTGTAATTGTCTTATAAAAAGGATATTGCTCAAAATTTGGACCACCAGAACCAACCCCTGCAAGAGATATGCCAAAGGCTATTAAAATACCACCACTAGCCACAATTGGAACCATAGGAGAGACACCACTCATTAAATATTTGTAAAAGCCAGATTTGCTATTATTAGAATTATCCTTTAAAGTATTCATACCTTTAAATGTTAACACTGGAACACTAAATGCTTCTTTAATAACATTCTCTACATCGTTAATAGCCCTTGCAGTCGAAATTTTATAAACTCGCTTTCCATCAAATCTTAACTCATCAACATCTTTATCTACTGCAAGTATTACAACATCAGCAGCTTCAATATCCTCTTTTTTTAAAGGATTATCAATACCAATAGAACCCTGAGTTTCAACTTTAATGCTATATCCCTGTCTTTTAGCTTCAACTTCAAGCTTCTTAGCAGCAATATATGTATGTGCAATTCCTACAGGACAAGCACATACAGCCAATATATTCTCTGTCCTAGAAATACTAAAATCACTCTCTAAATAATTATTTTCAACATTTTTTATATAAGAATAAATTTCATCAGAATTATTTCCATTTTTTAAAAAATTTTTAAAATCATCATTTTCAAATAATCTGGCTATAAAAGCTATTGACTTAATATGCCCAGTACCTTGTTGATCCTTTGACATACAAATTAAAAATATTAAATTAACAGGAGGATTATCATCAGACCATTTTATACCATTACCCTTTATGTAAAGCAATGAAATAAAACTGATACTAACAACATCTCCTACAAAATGAGGAATAGCAACTCCATTTTCCCAAGATGTATCACCAATATTTTCCCTATCAAGCAATCCTTG from Borrelia duttonii Ly encodes the following:
- a CDS encoding dicarboxylate/amino acid:cation symporter — protein: MNEKIKFFLTIPIGILFGLFLPSETYNALSHIFIRLTYFSLIPFLIFAIPLGIENIIENKKFKRLFGKIIYYGILINISGVIIAIAVSTIYLPQRIPILDKNIQNQYLFDKKIFLETFFPKNIFTIFTNSNPNLLNIYLISIIIGASFYYAKQKGRIAKELLLSMSNLFYNTNDIIVKISQFGIIFITAAYAVNLKNFKNYQYYINSIIFLSLWTGIIILIIIPMISYRLTKNFKLSYKNILTSLHNIIFAGLTMDTYAPYSLLIENIKNEKINIKKSIIINIPIINFMSKFGTIFISTISFFIILKSYSSLPITIYEISYMSILAFISIFAFPHIPNSLIYIITMLCSTYTKGIELSYSNIIPILPILTSLAIMIDFTSSIAIMQIIDFNDSQYT
- the proS gene encoding proline--tRNA ligase, coding for MSDFIASREEEFSKWYLDIVQKAKLVDYSPVKGCMVIMPYGYAIWERIQSVIDDKFKESGHENAYFPLLIPYEFLEREKEHVKGFSPELAVVTTAGGEELREPLVLRPTSETIIWNMYSKWIKSYRDLPIKINQWANIIRWEKRTKPFLRTTEFLWQEGHTAHETSNEAQEEALFILNLYKKFVEDYLAIPVFYGKKTEREKFAGAVSTYTIEALMQDKKALQAGTSHYLGLNFAKAFDVKFQNKNGEMSYVFATSWGVSTRLIGALIMVHSDSKGLILPPKIAPIEILIVPIFKKDDDVNKKILEYATTIFDILVKEKFRVEIDKDFKNSPGFRFAASEFKGIPIRIEIGSNDILMDCVTVARRDRDKNSKYQVSFKELLPKIKEELETMQCELFNKALEFRNSNTKEIIGFKENDYDLFKTYINDNLGFVLSSWCGNEVCEENIKNDTKATIRCIPEDFQDKSLDNVTCIYCNTSAKHFVLFARAY
- a CDS encoding BAPKO_0422 family outer member beta-barrel protein, encoding MKTQLTILMIFLTISSSIATTIDPEALNRVLNKQHSQKSSYPPNIFGIGFGIGNPITNIIINFPYVDVDFGYGGFNGLHPNNFIPYIVLGTDIVFKEEVYHNTTLSGGLGIGIDLSQVKPNEQDASNVTQQNNNGQNKQEEFSLTSSNNRLGFTIRLPIILEYGFLKNVFIGFKAITTIGATMIFNPTSMEGIRFGFFGFGFIKIYI
- a CDS encoding DUF3996 domain-containing protein, which produces MGKNTKKILTLLLIFNLYNLAFSQYDSMYFIECKQKKDGTICTTNDKPIVPEQPKIEPEQPKIEPEQPKIEPKQPEIEPEQPEIEPEIEPEIKPEIKPEKLKPNNTANNNKKYKNAYSFAAGTGTGSPLINLLISVPYVDIDFGYGSFLYFNTINFKPYNLIAIDLIFRQLIGKSLIIGGGFGIGVDWSQANLTSPSSQKPSPYDRIAIVTRLPLSIEYKIIKNLSLGFKIYPTLGPTIFLTEPKIVFEGMRFKFFAIGFIKMFI
- the manA gene encoding mannose-6-phosphate isomerase, class I — encoded protein: MSVDNIFLMKNEIKEYDWGGYGFIPSLLGQKKDGLPKAEMWLGAHKTFSSKILVDGQYVSLFNFLEIHKELLGFGSELSFLFKILSVHKPLSLQIHPSKDIALKGFALENNKKIVIDDSKRIYKDENPKVELVYALSDFYALKGFLPLDGINHIYRSLGLDFNFMTHESFVKTLFDLHEFEIENIIYKVLDNLNFIDEFRAFWFNEIYKMYGIDIGLLVFLGMYIFKLKTGEVFYTESREVHAYLKGECIELMTNSDNVIRAGFTTKHIDKDEMLKVGKFEEGVFSLLKSENIDGCDVFKLPGTNLSLFHKCIGGESYFERVGVMILLVIKGKVQLNNRISLKMGDSVFIGNCDCNKELSICGNGEIFIALSL
- a CDS encoding fructose-specific PTS transporter subunit EIIC, producing the protein MFLDFLKKELIFVSSTICSKDEALNFLVEEVSKKGYTNDKSVFMQGLLDRENIGDTSWENGVAIPHFVGDVVSISFISLLYIKGNGIKWSDDNPPVNLIFLICMSKDQQGTGHIKSIAFIARLFENDDFKNFLKNGNNSDEIYSYIKNVENNYLESDFSISRTENILAVCACPVGIAHTYIAAKKLEVEAKRQGYSIKVETQGSIGIDNPLKKEDIEAADVVILAVDKDVDELRFDGKRVYKISTARAINDVENVIKEAFSVPVLTFKGMNTLKDNSNNSKSGFYKYLMSGVSPMVPIVASGGILIAFGISLAGVGSGGPNFEQYPFYKTITDIGGVAFSMMLPVLSGFIAMSIADKPGLAPGLVGGVLARDVKAGFLGAILVGFMAGFIARWLARRQISEWLRPIMPIFVIPLISTVIIGFFMIYGGVYIAQFMGLLENGLKELQSNSDAHGIIGKLLLGAVLGAMVSIDMGGPFNKVAFLFGVGMIPSVPQIMGMVASAIPVAPMAMGLATLIMPQLFEEEERESGKISFLISFIGISEGAIPFAASDPARVLPSIVLGGAVSSIIAAFWGVADHAPHGGPIVLPVVDHKFGFLVAIAVGVAVATSVVIFLKSLKVKVSK